The Streptomyces sp. GSL17-111 region CGCGGAACTGGACGCGGCCGCCGGTGGGCGCCCCCTGTACCTCACCCGCATCGACGTCCACTCCGCGCTGGCCACCACGGCGCTGCTGGAGGCCGTGCCCGGAGTGCGCGAGCTGGCCGGCTTCGCCGCCGACGGGCCGCTGACCGCCGCCGCCCACCACGCCGTCCGTGCCGCCGCGTACGCCTCCGTCACGCCCGCCCAGCGCGCCGAGGCGCAGCGGGCCACGCTGCGTCGCGCCGCCGAGCTGGGCGTCGGCTCGCTGCACGAGTGCGCCGGCCCGGACATCTCCAGCGCCGAGGACCTGACCGCGCTGCTCGCCCTGGCCGCCGACGAACCGGGCCCCCGGGTCTTCGGCTACTGGGCCGAAGCCGTCACGAACGCGAAGGACGCGCGACGGGTGCGGGAGCTCGGGGCCGTGGGCGCCGCCGGGGACCTGTTCGCCGACGGATCGCTCGGCTCACACACCGCGCACCTGCACACCCCCTACGCCGACGCGCCGCACACCGGCACGGCCCACCTGGACGCGGCGGCCGTCGCGGCCCACGTGACCGCCTGCACCGAGGCCGGGCTCCAGGCCGGCTTCCACGCCATCGGTGACGCCGCCCTGACCGCCGTCACCGACGGCGTCCGCACCGCGGCGGCCCGACTGGGCACCGAACGGGTGCGCGCGCTGCGCCACCGGGTCGAGCACGCCGAGATGCTCACCCCCGGCCACATCGACGCCTTCGCCGAGCTGGCCCTCATCGCCTCCGTCCAGCCGGGCTTCGACGCCGCCTGGGGCGGGGAGGAGGGCATGTACGCCGAGCGGCTGGGCGCCGAGCGGGCCCGCACCCTCAACCCCTTCGCGGACCTGCTGCGCGCCGGGGTGCCGCTCGCCTTCGGCTCGGACAGCCCCGTCACGCCGCTCGGCCCCTGGGCCGCCGTGCGGGCCGCCACCTTCCACCGCACTCCCGGCCACCGCGTCTCCGCCCGCGCGGCCTTCACCGCGCACACGCGCGGCGGCTGGCGGGCCCTCGGCCGGGACGACGCCGGGGTCCTCGTGCCCGGGGCCCCGGCCGACTACGCGGTCTGGCGGGCCGGTGAGCTGCTCGTCCAGGCGCCCGACACCCGGGTGGCGAACTGGTCCACCGATCCGCGCTCCGGCACGCCGGGACTGCCGGACCTGACCCCCGGCGGTCAACTGCCCCTGTGCCTGCGGACGGTGGTGGGGGGACGCACGGTCCACGAGCGGCCGAACGAGTGATACCCGGGCGTGGTCGTACGGCCGAAAGTTGCGGCGTACGCGCGCCGCGGAACCGCCGAATTTCCGCCACTGACCTGCTGGTTCGACGACAGCACCGCGAGAAACGCAGGTCAAACGCCTGTTGACAGGCGGCTGTCACGGACGGGTAGGTTCGGCCGAGTCCACCACAGGACGTCCGGTCGGGGGTCCGCCCACGCAACCGCCTGGAGCCGTTGGGCCACGGGTGGTGCGTCGCACCGGCACACCACCACTGGGAGCCAGGTCCAGCGCCCGCGGTACGGGAGCGGAAGGTTTTTGTCCGACCGGCAGGTGTGACCCGGGTGGGGCCCGGACGCTCAGTAGACAACGGCTCTCGGTCGATCCGCAGCCAGCGGGCCCGGGGTCGGCCCGAAGGGCGCCGGGCCCGATCCGCTGACGCGCGGACGGCGGCCCGCCCGTTCTCCTCCACCCGGCGCGCCCACGGCCCCGTGTGCCGATGTACGGTCACATCAGACCGCCCATCTGCAGGAAGGCGCCAGCGTGGCACCGGGCTCCGACACCTCCGCCGAAGCGGCCCGCACCGGGCCCCACGCCGACGTGCCCGGCTCCGGTGGCGCGCGCGTGGAGGACCCGGCGCCGTCCCACGGCTCCGGGACGGGCGGCGGCGCCGCCGTGGCCGCACCGGGCCCGGCCCGGCACGGACCCCTCGGGCGGCTGCGCGGGCCGGGCCTGGCCGTGCTCAGCGGACTGGCGCTGGCCGCCGCCTTCCCCCCGGTCGACGCCTGGCCCCTCTCCCTGGCCGCCGTCGCCGCGCTGAGCCTCCTGACGCGCGGACGCACCGTGCGGCAGGGCGCCTGGACGGGGCTCCTCTTCGGCCTGGGCTTCTTCGTCGGCCTGCTGCAGTGGCTGCGCGTCATCGGCTGGGACACCGTGTTCGGTCTGTCCCTCCTGCAGGCGCTCTTCCTCGCCCTGCTCGGCGGCGGCCTCGCCGCGACGTCCCGGCTGCCGCTGTGGCCCCTGTGGGGAGCCTGTCTGTGGGTCGCCGAGGAGTGGGCGCGCGACCGCGTGCCGCTGGGCGGCTTCCCCTGGGGCCGGCTCGCCTTCGCCAACACCGGGTCGCCCTTCACGCCTTTGGCGGCGCTGGGCGGTGCCCCGCTCGTCACCTTCGCCGTCGCGCTGGCCGGCACCCTGTCGGCCGCCGCCGCCGTCGCCCTGTTGCGGTGGCGGCGCACCGCACGGCCGGAAGCCACCGGCGCCCGGGACACTCCGCGGCCCACCGGGCCGCCGCACCGCGCGCTGCGGCCCGCCGCCGCGGCGGCGGGGCTCGCCACGGCCGTCACCCTCGCCGGATACGCCGTGCCGGTGCCGACCGACGCCGACGACCACGTGGACATCGCCGTCGTCCAGGGCGACGTACAGCAGCCGGGCATGGACTTCCTCGGCCGCCCGATGATGATCCTGGAGAACCACGTCGAGCCCACCGTGGAGCTGGCCGAGGACGTCGCCGCCGGCCGCGTGGAGCGCCCCGACCTCGTCATCTGGCCGGAGAACGCCTCGGATCTCGACCCGTACCGCTACCCGGAGGCGTACGCCGCCATCGACCGGGCGGCGAAGGCCATCGGTGTCCCCATCCTCGTGGGCGCCCTCGTGGACCACCCGACCCGGGAGGGCTACGTCGAGAACCAGGGCATCGTGTGGGACCCCGTCAGCGGCCCCGGCGACTCCTACACCAAGCAGCACCCCGTGCCGTTCGGCGAGTACGTGCCCTTCCGGGAGCAGCTCAGCAAGGTCATCAGCCGCCTGGAACGGGTGCCGCGCGACTTCTGGCCGGGGGACGAGCCCGGGGTCCTCCAGGTGGGCCCCGCGCGCCTGGGCGACGTCATCTGCTTCGAGGTGGCCTACGACGAGATCGTGCGCGACACCGTCCGGGCCGGGGCCCGCGCCCTGGTGATCCAGACGAACAACGCGACCTACGGCAACACCGGCCAGCCCGAGCAGCAGCTCGCCATGTCCAGGCTGCGGGCCATCGAGCACGGCCGGGCCATCGTGACCGCCGCTCCGAGCGGCATCAGCGCCGTCGTCGCCCCCGACGGGACGGTCGAGCAGCGCACCGAGGAGTTCACGCAGGACGTGCTCACCGCGCGGCTGCCCCTGCGCGACGGCCTCACTCCCGCCGACCGCGTCGGCTCGGCGCCGGAGTGGAGTCTCGCTATGGTGGGCCTCCTCTCCTGGGCCGCCGCCATCCTCCACGGCCGCCGGAGCCGTACGGACGAGAAGGGGAACAGGCCGTGACCGATCAGGAAGAGGTGCGCCGCTTCGCACCCCTCGGCACCGTCCTCGTGATCATCCCGACCTACAACGAGGTCGAGAACCTCAGGTCCGTCGTGAGCCGTACCCGGACCGCCGTGCCCGACGCCCACGTGCTCGTCGCCGACGACAACAGCCCCGACGGCACCGGCAAGCTCGCCGACGAGCTCGCCGCCGAGGACGAGCGGGTGCGCGTCCTGCACCGGCGGGGCAAGGAGGGCCTCGGTGCCGCCTACCTGGCGGGCTTCGAGTGGGGCATGGAACACGGCTTCGACGTCCTCGTCGAGATGGACGCCGACGGCTCCCACCAGCCGGAGGAACTGCCCCGGCTGCTCACCGCGCTGCGCCACGCCGACCTGGTCCTCGGCTCCCGCTGGGTGCCCGGTGGGCGGGTGGTCAACTGGCCGGCCAGCCGCAGGTTCCTCTCGCGGGGCGGCAGCACGTACTCGCGCATGGTCCTCGGCATCCCCGTCCGCGACGTCACCGGCGGCTTCCGGGCGTTCCGCGCGGACACCCTGCGCGGGCTGGGCATCGACGGCGTCGCCTCCCAGGGGTACTGCTTCCAGGTGGACCTGGCCCACCGGGCCGTGCGGGCGGGGTACCACGTCGTCGAGGTCCCGATCACCTTCGTGGAGCGGGAGCTGGGCGACAGCAAGATGAGCCGCGACATCGTGGTGGAGGCGCTGTGGCGGGTCACGGCGTGGGGTGTGCGGTCCCGGCTGACCCAGTTGGCCGGACGCAGGCACACTGGAGACCATGACCAGCCGTCGTGACAGTCGTGACCCCAGCCGTTACGAGCCCCCCGGGCGGCGGCCCGGCGGCTCCCGGCCCTCGGGCCCGGACCGGCGCCGCTCCCGGCTGCGCACCTTCCTGCCGCTGACCGTGGCCCTGTGGGCCGTACTGGAGCTGTGGCTGCTGCTCCTGGTCGGGGACGCGGCGGGCGGCCTCACCGTCTTCCTGCTGCTGGTGGCCGGCTTCGTGCTCGGCTCCGTCGTCATCAAGCGGGCGGGCCGACGGGCGTGGAGCTCCCTGGCCGAGACCCTCCAGCAGCCCGGCGCCGCGCGGTCGGCGCAGTCACGCTCCGGGGGCGGCAACGCGCTGGCGATGCTCGGCGGCCTGCTGCTGATGCTCCCCGGCCTGCTGTCGGACGTGGCGGGGTTGCTCTGCGTCTTCCCGCCGACCGCCGAACTGCTGCGCCGCCGCACCGACCGCTGGCTGGACCGGCAGGCCGGGCGCTCGCGTCCCGGCACCCTGGGCGACGCGCTGCACCAGGCCCAGCGTGCGGGGGAGCAGGCCCGCATGCACCGCCCGGACGGCAAGGTCGTCCAGGGCGAGGTCATCACGCCCGACGAGCCGGACGACGACGGGCCGCGCCGCTGACGGCGCTCGCGCGGCTCCCGCACCGGACGGGGACCTCCGCACCGGCGTGCAACGCGCACCCGGACGTGGGCACACGACAACGGCGCGGGAGCCTGGGCCGCCATCCGTGGATGACGCTCCAGGCCCCCGCGCCGTCGAGAGGTGTCCGGCCGTCGGCCGTTCCGCCCGCCGCGGGCCCGCTTACGCGGACTTGCGGCTGTCGCGCGGATGCACCGCGATGTTCATCGCACCGGAACGCAGGACCGCCAGCCGCTCGGCCAGCACCTCCTCCAGTTCCTCACGGGTACGCCGCTCCATGAGCATGTCCCAGTGCGTCCTCGCCGGCTTGGTCTTCTTCTCTTCCGGGCCCTCGCCGTCGACCAGCAGGGCCTGAGAGCCGCATACCTTGCACTCCCACTCCGGCGGGATCTCCGCCTCGACCGAGAACGGCATCTCGAACCGATGTCCGTTCTGGCATGCGTACTCCACGGCCTGGCGCGGGGCCAGGTCGATGCCGCGGTCCGTCTCGTAGCTGGTCACCACGAGTCGCGTGCCGCGAAGAGCTCGCTCACTCATGAATCGTGCCTCCCGGGCTTGTCGCCCACAGGACAGGTGTCGCTGTCGTCGTCATCCGGTCAACGTCCGGTCGGCGGTGAAGATTCCCGTATCGGGACATGCGTCGCCCGTCGTGCCGCCCCTTGTTGTACCCGCCGGTGCCCGCTTTGTCACATCTGGGGATGGATGTCACCCGGTGTCCTTGTCCGCCGGACGCGCAGTAACGCTCCCTCCGGGCGGGCCGAAGGCGTACACTACCGCCCCCGCCGGGGACGGGCTAAATCCGGCCGGGGTCGGTGTTGCCCACGGCCGCCGCCGCCCGGCGCACCGGCACCCGCAGCAGCAGTACGAACCCGAGCACGAAGAAGACGACGAGCGAGATGATCGCGTCCCGGTAGCTGCCGGTGAGCTGGTACGTCAGCCCGAAGACCAGCGGCCCCAGCCAGCTCGTGCCCCGGTCGCTCACCTCGTACAGGGAGAAGTACTCCGCCTCCTTGCCGCGCGGTACGAGCTGGGCGAACAGCGACCGCGACAGGGCCTGCGTCCCGCCCAGCACCATGCCGATCGCGGCGGCCAGCACGAAGAACCACAGCGGTTCCCCCGAGGGCAGGAAGTAGCCGGCGGCGACCGTCCCCGTCCACGCCACCAGAGAACCCAGGATCGTCCGTTTCGCCCCGTAGCGCTCCGCCAGACGGCCCAGGCCGAGAGCGCCGAAGATCGCCAGGACCTGCACCAGCAGGATCGCCCCGATCAGGGACTCCTGCTCCATCCCCAGCTCCTCCGAACCGAACACGGACGCCTGCGTGATCACCGTCTGCACGCCGTCGTTGTACAGCAGGTAGGCCAGCAGGAACATCAGCGTCAGCGGGTAGCGGCGCAGCTCCCGCAGCGTCTGCCCGAGCTGCCGGAACCCGCCGCCGAGCGACAGCCGCTCCCCGCGCACCGTCCCCGGGCGCTCCCGCAGCCGCCGCAGCGGCACCAGGGTGAACACCGCCCACCACAGCCCGGCCGAGGCCAGGCAGATCCGCACGGCCGTGCCCTCCTCGACCCCCAGGGACTCGTGGCCCAGGAAGAGCGCGAGGTTCGCCACCAGGACCAGCGAGCCGGCCCCGTAGCCGAAGGCCCACCCCCGCGACGACACCGCGTCCCGCTCGTGCGGTTCGGCGATCTGCGGCAGGTAGGCGTTGTAGACGACGATCGACGCGGCGTAGGCCACGTTCGCCAGGATCAGCAGCAGGCCGCCGAGCAGGTAGCGGTCGCCGTCCAGGAAGAACATGCCCGTCGTGGCCGCCGCCCCCGTGTAGGCGAAGACGCCCAGCAGCGGCTTCTTGCGCCCCGTGCGGTCGGCCAGGGCGCCGACCACGGGCATCACCAGAACGGACAGCAGCACCGACGCGGAGATCACGTAGGCGAAGTAGGAGCCGTCGCGCACCGGGATGCCGAGCGGGTGGATGTAGCCCTCCGCGTCCGCCGCGGCCTCGGCGATCTCGGTGAGGTACGGGCCGAGGAACACGGTCAGCACGCTGGTCTGGAAGACCGAGTTGGCCCAGTCGTACCAGTACCAGCCGCGCTGCTCCCTGCGCCTGCTCCCCGCGTCGTCCGAGCCCGCCGGCTCGGTCACGACCTTGGCGTCCACCTGTGTCCCCCTCGTTCCCGCCGCGCGGAGCGTCCGCACGCACCGGTGGTGCTCACGCCGACCAGGCGCCGCGTTCCTCCAGCACCTCGCGCAACAGCGCCACGTGGTCGGTCATGATGCCATCCACCCCCAGATCGAGCAGCGCCCGCATGGCGTCCGCCTCGTTGACCGTCCAGACGTGCACCTGGAGCCCGAGCCGGTGCGCACACCGGACGAAGGCCCGGTCGACGACCGGTATCCCCGCCTGCCGCACCGGCACCTGCGCCGCCCGCGCGCCCGCGCGCGGGCGCGCGGGCAGCCCCCACGAACGCAGCCGCAGGGCCACGACGCCGCGCGTGCCCAGCGACGTGGCGAGCCGGCTGCCCGCCAGCGCCTGTGCCCGGGCCACCCGGCGCTCGTCGAAGGAGCCCAGGCACACCCGCCCCCAGGCGTCCTGCTCCTCCAGGACGCGTAGCAGGGGCAGCAGCGCCCCCTCCGCCTTGACGTCGACGTTCCACCGGGTGCCGGGGAACGCCCGCAGCAGGTCCGCGAAGAGCGGGACGGGCTCCCGTCCGCCCACGCGCGCCCGCGCCACCTCCGACCACGGGAGGTCGGCGATCGCGCCCCGGGCGTCGGTCACCCGGTCCAGCGTCGGGTCGTGGAAGGCCACCAGCCGCCCGTCGGCCGTGACGTGCACGTCCGTCTCCAGGTACCGGTAGCCGAGGTCCACGGCACGGCGGAACGCCCGTTCGGTGTTCTCCAGGCCCTCGGCCACGCCGCCCCGGTGGGCGAACGCGAAGGGGCGGGGATGGTCGAAGTAGGGATGGGCCGCAGTCGTCACCGCCGCAGTATCGCGTGCCGCCGCCGACCCGTCCGCTTCGGCACCCCTACCGGACGTCCGGCGTCGCCGGGGCCGTCGGAACGTCCGGGGAGGCGGGCGGTCCCGGCGGCGGCCCGTCCAGCGAGAAGACCCGCAGGAACCGCTGCGCCAGGGGGCCGATGGCCAGCGCGTACAGCGCCGTGCCCGCCCCCACGCCCCCGCCGAGGAGGTAGCCGCTGACCAGGACGACCACCTCGATGCCCGTGCGCGCCACCCGTACGGAGACGCCGGTGCGTCGGTGCAGCCCCGTCATCAGCCCGTCCCGGGGCCCGGCACCGAACCGGGCCGCGATGTACAGGCCCGTCGCCACCCCGTTGAGCACGATGCCGGACAGCAGCAGCGGCCACCGCACCGCGAGGGCTTCCCACTGCGGCATCAGCAGCAGTGTGCCGTCCAGCGAGAGGCCGACCAGAATGACGTTGGAGACCGTCCCGAGTCCGGGCCTCTCCCGCAGGGGCAGCCACAGCAGCAGGACCAGCGCACCCGTGAGCACGGAGACGATCCCGATGGAGAGCCCCACCCGCTCGGACAGGCCCTGGTGGAAGACCTCCCACGGGCTGAGGCCCAGCTCCGCGCGCACCATGAGGCCCGCGCTGGCGCCGTAGAGCAGGAGCCCCGCGTACAACTGCACCACGCGGCGTCCCAGCCGTCGTTCCCCGCCCCGCGTCCCCGTTGCCGCCACTGATGGCCCTCCCTGCACTGATCGGCGAATGCATGACATGCTGACCGGAAGGCAAGGCCAATTCGACGTCCAATGTGCAAGAGGTGGACCGCATCATGCCCGAGTGGACCTCAGCCGTCGGCGCCCCGCAACTCGTCCGGCTCCTCGGCTCCCAACGTGCGGCGGACCGCACCGGCCGCAGCGGTTCCCCCGCCTACCGCGCCCTGGCCGACGGCGTCCGGCTCCTCGTGCTGGAGGGCCGGGTGCCCGTCGGGGCCCGGCTGCCGGCGGAGCGGGAGCTGGCGTCCGCCCTCGGCGTCAGCCGGACGACGGTCGCGGCGGCCTTCGAGGCGCTGCGCGTCGACGGGTTCCTCGCCTCGCGCCGGGGCGCCGGGAGCTGGACGGCCGTCCCGGCCGGTGACCCGCTGCCCACCCGGAGCCTGGACCCGCTTCCCCCCGAAGCCGCCGGCGGTGTCATCGACCTGGCCTGCGCCGCCCTCCCGGCCCCCGAGCCGCACCTGAGCCAGGCTCTGCGGGCCGCACTGGAGGACCTGCCGCCCTACGCGCGGACACACGGCGACTACCCGGCCGGACTGCCCGCCCTGCGCCAGGCGATCGCCGACCGCTGCACCGCACGGGGGCTGCCGACCATGCCCGAGCAGATCATGGTCACCACCGGGGCGATGGGCGCCGTGGCCGCCATCTGCAAGCTGCTCGTGCCGCGCGGCGAGCGCGTCGCCGTCGAGCACCCCTCCTACGCCAACGTCCTCCAGCTCATGCGCGACGCGGGCGCCCGGCTGGTGCCCGTGGCCATGGCCGACCGGCTCGCCGGCTGGGAGCTGCCCGCCTGGCGCCAGACCCTCCGGGCCGCCGCCCCGCGCCTAGCCTACGTCGTCGCGGACTTCCACAACCCGACCGGAGCCCTGGCCGACGAGGGACGCCGCCGGGACCTGGTGTCGGCCGCCCGCGCCGCCGGCACCACCCTGGTCGTCGACGAGACCATGGCGGACCTGCCGCTGGACGAGGCCACGGCGGCCGACCAGCCGCGCCCCGTGGCGGCCTTCGACCCGGGCGGCGCCACCGTGATCACCGTCGGCTCGGCCAGCAAGGCGGTGTGGGCGGGCCTGCGGATCGGCTGGGTGCGGGCCGCCCCCGAGGTCGTCCGCAGCCTCATCTCCGCCCGGGCCTGGGCCGACCTCGGCAGCCCGGTCCTGGAGCAGCTCGCCGTCGCCCGACTGCTGGCCGACGGCGGCTGGGACCGGGCCGTCGCCGTGCGCCGTGCCCAGGCCCGCGTCAACCGTGACGCCCTGGTGGCCGCGCTCGAGGAGCACCTGCCGGAGTGGGAGTTCACCGTGCCGCGCGGCGGCCTGACCCTGTGGGTGCGCACCGGCGGGCTCTCCGGCTCCCGGATCGCCGAGGCGGGGGAGCGGCTCGGCGTGCGCGTGCCCTCCGGGCCCCGGTTCGGGGTGGACGGCGCGTTCGAGGGGTACGTGCGGCTGCCGTTCACCGTCTCCGGAGCGCTGGCGAACGAGGCCGCCCAGCGGCTGGCCGCCGCCACCCGCCTGGTCGCCGGGCCGCCCCACACCGCACCGGAGATCCCCCGCAGCTTCGTCGCCTGACGGGCCGCCGCGTCGGGGCCGCGTCAGCCGTCCACCCGCTCACCGGAACGCTGCTCGCCCTGCTGCGGAACGGCGTCCTCGTGGCGCTGTTCCCGCGCGGCCCCGTCGATCTCCTCCAGCCCGACCACGGGCGGGGGCAGCAGCTCCCGCACGGCCTCCCGGTGCGCCTCGGCGGCGAGCTCGTCGTACGGGTCCGGGGCCGCCGGGACCTGGAGCCGCAGCACCGGGCCGGAACCCAGCCTGGCGTACCCCCGGCCCGGCGGGACGTCCCGCACCGGCGTCGTCCGCGGCGGCTCGCCCAGCACGGCCCGCACCTGCTCCGGCGTGGCCGGGCCCAGCACCACCCGGGCGCGGGTGTAGGCGCGCACCACCTGGGCCAGCGCCTCGGCCCCCTCGAACTGCTCCGCCAGCGCCACCGACACCCGCGCCGAACGGCCGTGCCGCAGCACCACCTGCAGCAGCTCCTGCGGGTCGCCACGTCCCTCCCCGCGTGCCAGGTGGCTGAGCACCGCCGGGCGGTCCACCAGCACCCACAGCGGTCGGCGCACCGTGTCGGGCACCGGCCGGCCGCCTTCCCGGGCGTGCACCGCGGCCAGCAGCCTGCGCTCGGTCTCGTGAGCCGCCCACTGCAGGGAGGCGAGGGCCCCCACGAGGGTCGTCTCCACCGAGAGCACCCCGCGCCGTCCCGTCAGACAGGCGTACTCACCGCTGCCCGAACCGTCGACGACGAGGACGTCGCCGTGCTGGAGGGCCTGCAGCGCCACGGAGCGCAGCAGCGTCGTCGTACCGGCCCCGGGCTGTCCGAGGGCCAGCAGATGGGGCTCGGTCGACCGGGGCCCGGTCCGCCACACGACCGGGGGGACGTCCAGGGACTCCGCCCCGTCCAGCACCGGCAGCGTCCGTTGCACGGCCTCCGCGTCGGTGAACCCCAGCACCATCTCGCCGGGCGTGACGACGAAGCGCTGCACGCACAGGTCCGAGGGCAGCGGAGCGAGCGCGGTGACCCGCAGCTCGTTGCCCTCCTCCTCCCAGTCGAAGCGCAGCTCCCGGGAACGGCCGATCTTGGCGCACAGCAGCCGCTCCACGCGCTGTCGCGGCTCCGCCTCGCCGTCCGGGAAGCAGGGCGGATAGCGCAGCACCAGCCGGGTCGGCCGGCCGTCCGCGTCGAACGCGTACGAGGTGAAGGCGCGCTCCCAGGAACCGTCGGGCGCGTACAGGGGCTCCGGGTGCGGATCGTCGGCGACGGCCAGGCAGGGCACCAGCGCCTCGTACAGCGTCTGGAGGCGGGCGGCCTGCTCCTCCGCGTCCGGCCCGGGGTCGGGCGCCTCGGCCTCCTTGGGCGGACGCCCGAACCAGGCGCACGCGCCCACGGCACCCGCCGCCGCCAGCCAGGGGCCGTACGGCATGACCCACAGCAGGGCGGCGCAGGCACCCGCCAGGAACAGGGCCGGGCCGCGCTGCTCCCGCGCGGTGTCCTGCCACCGGCGCCGGCCGGCAGCGGTGAGCCGGGCGGCGCCGCGGCCCAGCACGATGAGCGGGTAGACCACGTCGGCCGCGCCGTCCCCGAGCGTGCGGACCGCGAGCCGTCCCTGCGCGAGGGTGCGCCAGGCCACTAGAGGGTGATCCCGCCCAGCAGGCTGGCCAGTTTGTCGCTGCCCGCCTGGATGCCGGGCCCGATGGCCGTTCCGGACAGGTAGAAACCGAAGAGGGCGCAGACGGCGGCGTGCGACGGCTTCAGCTCGCCCTTGCGGAAGAGCAGGAAGCCGATCACCCCGAAGAGGACGACGCCGGAGATCGACAGGACCATGAACGCTCCTGGTGTGAGGGGTGCGGTCACCATGCGTCACACCAGCATCACAGAAGGACGGAGCGGGCGGTACAGGCAATCAGGTGATTTAACGGATCGTAGGATCGCATAAGGGTGGAACACGCCCCCGGTGCTCGCGATCGACACGGCTAGAGCGTCAGCCCCGAGACGAGGGAGGCGATCATGTTCCCGCCCGCCTCGATCCCGGGCGCCATCGTCGTCCCGGCCAGATAGAAGCCGAAGAGCGCGCAGACCAGCGCGTGGGACACCTTCAGCCCGCCCTTGCGGGTGAGCAGGAAGATCGCGATGCCGAGCAGGACGACGCTTGAGACGGACAGGGCCATGCGGAGCTCCAGGTGCGGCGGGTGGGAAGGTCGAGCACGTCGACGGAGGCGGCCGTGCCGAGGCCCCCTCAGGCTTCCCGGCGCCGCTGGCCGCCGCAATCGGGATGAGCCGGACGGCTGACCCGTGCCCTCGGGTGCGACGGACCGGGTCTTTCGACCCCACGGCACGCGCGTCGCCACGGCGAAGGGTGAAACCCCTACCACACGCGGTTACGCTCGGCGGTCAGTCCGTCCCCGACGCGACCACCGGGAGGAGCCGCCCGTGCGCCCCCGACGTCTCCTGCGGTACGCCGCGGCACTCACCCTCGCCGGCGTGGTGCTGCTCCTGCTCG contains the following coding sequences:
- a CDS encoding SCO1417 family MocR-like transcription factor, whose translation is MPEWTSAVGAPQLVRLLGSQRAADRTGRSGSPAYRALADGVRLLVLEGRVPVGARLPAERELASALGVSRTTVAAAFEALRVDGFLASRRGAGSWTAVPAGDPLPTRSLDPLPPEAAGGVIDLACAALPAPEPHLSQALRAALEDLPPYARTHGDYPAGLPALRQAIADRCTARGLPTMPEQIMVTTGAMGAVAAICKLLVPRGERVAVEHPSYANVLQLMRDAGARLVPVAMADRLAGWELPAWRQTLRAAAPRLAYVVADFHNPTGALADEGRRRDLVSAARAAGTTLVVDETMADLPLDEATAADQPRPVAAFDPGGATVITVGSASKAVWAGLRIGWVRAAPEVVRSLISARAWADLGSPVLEQLAVARLLADGGWDRAVAVRRAQARVNRDALVAALEEHLPEWEFTVPRGGLTLWVRTGGLSGSRIAEAGERLGVRVPSGPRFGVDGAFEGYVRLPFTVSGALANEAAQRLAAATRLVAGPPHTAPEIPRSFVA